The DNA region AAAGTGTATTGCGTATGTAAGAAACAAACAGGCGGCAGGTTCTCAAAAAATACACTGCCTCACTGACCGACCGACGCAACTGGTCGTGGCTCGTGGGTGAGACCCAGCCTTGTTCGCCTCGTGGACGTTGCTACCTATCGACCCGGTACGGAATCAACGCGCGCCAGCTTCCCcccggtggtgatgtcgcaCGGCGTGATGCGCTGAGGCTGCTTGAGCGTTGGATAGGAATTTGCTGGTGTAGTGCGATGGGATTTCCGAATTCACGTCCGACCAATCCTTCCTGGGACGACTGCAAAGAGATCAACAGGGGGCTCTCGGATGCATTGGCTCGCACTTTTGTCCGGCTCTTTGGGTATCAGTTGTCGAGAGGTTTCCTCGGGCGGCGGTGTATGTGGCACTGTTGCTTCGGCGCAAAATGTTGCTGTAAAAGCGGGAGTTCCCATTTGCGTGGGCGCGGGTACGGAACCGGAGTGCTATTGACATCTGCAGGGCCGAGGCCAGCCGTATAATTGTTCGCCAGGCCCACGTATCTGATTCTGAAATTCCGATTATGCCACATGGCGGCGTGTCATCTACCAAGCGCGGAATTAGTCCTTTGTTGGCGTGGTGAATTCCGAGCAGGCGACACCTCTCATAGTTAGTTCAGCATCGTGACCATCGAGTGCTAAATCGTTGAtaggagaagaagaagatcaccCAAGTGAGCCGCAAAGCGCTCTGGGTATCGGTAATCTGTAATACCTGGTCATCCTCTCATCAGAGGTCAGTGTCGACGGAGGTCGCGGATAACAAGGCGCACGTAGCCAACACAGGCAGATCCGAATGGGGTCATTTTTGGCAACAGAAGGATTCCCAACCGGGCTTACTGAGATGGCAAGCTGAAAGCCAAGACATCTATAAGATACCCTCGCTCGCCGTCCCTCTCGCCTGCTCTGTCCTCGATTTCTTCAGCTTTTGTTCCTGTCCCACACACTGCCTCCATTCCTCTCCCATACTTCCCGAAAGGACCGACAGTTCAAATCCTCGCTGAGACCCCGAAGAATAATAACATGCACTGGAAATGTATGTTTCTTCCTGATCTACACACCAACATCTTCCACCACTTCCATGGAACAGGAACCAAAAAATAGGAACAGGCATAAGATCATCCCCTTCCACATGTCAACCCGGTTTTGGCCTCTCAACACAATGCATGCGATTAACCAGAGACATCACATTGGAACAGAAACTGAGATCCgtcccctctccaacacaaGGTAGGGTTCCATCCTCCCAGATCTGTTTGCGTCACCGCACCAAGCAAAGACCCTTgatccaaccaccacccaagtaTCAACCCGAGTTATTCTTCTGTCGGCCCTAATCGCCGCCCCCATTGCATGGAAAAAAGGCCTACGTAGAACGGAGCCGGAGCAACACCTCGTGCAACCCGCTCCCGCCTCTTCCCGCCGCCCAGCTGTGTAAGCTGAGCGCCATGCCGTCCACCTGATTGACCAACCCGACAGGTTGGGCTCTCACTGTTTCATCCTGCAGTACGTACACACTATCAGTAAGGCTGGGGCAACAGCCAAGTCTGCCTGTAATGACACATACGGTATTTTACACCATCCTTGAGCCTCTCACATATCATCACACCGGCCGGGAATCTCTCCTAGatctcctcaccccctccccacccttcCAGTTGAATTCCGCCCCGTTTCCCCCGGTTGTGTGTAGGACGAGAGCGTATCATCTTCGGCCCGAACGAAAAAGCAAAGCACAGAATACAGATTCAAGATAAGATCTGCCAGGCGGAAAGGAAGGATCTCGTACATTCGAGATCTGGTGCGTGGCACAACTCGCTTGCCTGAACCGTTCAGTGGTTGATATGGCTGCCTGCCCCGACTCACGCCGTCTTGTCGATGCCCTGGCAGGGAGACATGGTGATGAAGCACATCAAGTTCTCACCGCTTCTTGACTCTCCTCTCTCCGATAAACCCCATGACACCCAAAACTTGGAAACATCTCCATTCAACTCCCAGCATCGCACCCACGTGGACTTAATCATGGCTGGAAAAGATAACGGTGAAGCTCGCTACCTCGCTACCATGGTCTGGGGATGGCACCCTCTCAAacttctcttctcttcagCCAAAAGAGCCACGGGGCCGGAGGGTAAATTGGAGGTACAAACAATAGGCAGTGAGAACAAAACCGCGAGGACCGGGAcccgacatcatcatccatctgTCGGTCATTCTGGCCGAGTTccagacgatgacgatgagacAGGCCAGATGTCTACTCTATCTCGCGTCTCAGATCTCAGATCAGACCTTCAAATCCCAACTAACCCTCCTGCTCTCCTCAAAGGGCCACTGAGACGTAAATCTTCGAATCCACTTCCACAGATCTTGTCCATGAATATCGCCCGACTGTCATTACTCTTTGCGTGCGTATGTCTGTATCTATCCAACTGTAGTAACCATGTATACCTATGCAAAAAAGGGCCTCGCAAACAGCAGTTCCAGGCCACAATGCCCAGCGGCCAGATAGCGTTCTGTTAATCTCGATCAACGGCCTTCCCCATAGGGTTATTTGGCACCCCCCTGACTGTTCTTTTCCCGATCTAGAACCCAAAGAAAAACCAATCTTGAATGAATGAAAAAGCTCATGATCAAACGCCAAAATGCATCATCCTAATCAACCTCTCACTTCTTCAACCCAACGCTTGCAGCCGACCCCTTCCTCGAATGCACCGACccgctcccaccaccctcatccgAACTTCCCGCTCCACCTCCCGGACTGCTAGCAGTCAACCCAGCAATATCATTCGCGCTCGTCGTGACCCCCCCGACGGCCTTACCTTTGCAACATTCCTCGTCAGTGTTCTtctgcccctccttccccatcaAGAACAGCAACAGCGTCGGAGAACTTACTGGCACCCAGACTaattcccctccctcccctcataGAGTCAAAACTCATATGActccctcccgtccccctcctcttagGAGTAGTCATCATGTTCATCATCCCCGTCATCCCCGTCGTGGCGGCGTGAGGGCCAGTGTCGCCAGCTGGACTGTCTGCGAACCCGTCCGTCATCTCCGCTTTGGACACGGGCGTGTGCGGGGAGTTTGGGTAGTCCTCACCACCGGAAGCAGCTATCTCGGCAGCTAGGTTCCCCTTGCTAGCCCTCGGCCTGGCAATCCTACTTGTCCTAGGTGGCAAGACGGTGGGTTGGAGCTGtagctgctgctgtgttgtCGGCGAAGGGATGTGGCTCTCCCTCGACCATGGCCTCTCACGGTCCTGAAACTGTGGCAGGCCCTTCGACTCAAACTTCAACGGGCTTTCTAGCCTCTTTGTAGGTGACACCCCCCATTCACTTtgcgcctcctccatctcctccccagtcccGGCCGCGTCTTCATTTGAACTCCCATTCAACTCCGCGACCCTCACTGTTTCTTCCCCAACCGCTGTGCTGACATCACTATCAGCCACATCACTTCCCCTAGCCAGGTGGCTTGCCCTTCTCAGCCCACTCTCCATCTTGACCAAGTCTATGTGCTGTTTCCTGACAGTTCTATACCGCTCATACTCCTCCCTCGTATGCTCCGCCCCAGTGAAACTCTCCAGCGCATCAAAGACATGCTGGAAAACCAACTTGTCCACGTCCCTCGCCCACAAAAAGTCCAGGTGCTCGTAGTGTGGGATCTCGTTGGCTAGCGTTTGACTAGGAAGCTCCTTCAGCATGGCCTTGATATCGACCAACGAGTCACTACCTCCGTATACGAGCACGATCGGCGTCTTGATGTTCCTCGTCGGGTACCTAGCGACTTTGGTGTacttgttgctggtggctgaGATCAGGGGCCGGTGGACATCGTCATCATACATTTGGAAGGACTTGGTTCGTATGATCTGGAACCAGTGTACCACTGATTTTGTTGAGGTGAACGAGTAGAGATGAGGGTAAGCGGCCAGTTTCTGCGAAGTGCTGATGTTTTTGGTTTGCCAGTTGAAGAGAAACGAGAGACCTAGATCGATGAGCTTGGTGAACAGTGGTGGATAGAGGATTGACTGCCACATGGTGGCCGAGCTGAGTATGGACCGCCGGCCGAAAAGGAGGAACAGCACCTGTGGCGAGGCCTTGACCAGAGCGTCAACTATGCCGTTAGACAAGCCCGCTGGCGACATGGCTGGCGCCAGAGCGATAAAGACATTGACCTGCTCGTTGAGCTTGGGGTGGATGGACAAGCTGGCAAAAGCCTGCGCGGTGCCTTGGGAGAAGCCGATGTAGGAGAGGGACGGCTGGCCGGTGATCTCGAGAATGTAGCTGATGCTATTAGGAATATCGTGGAGGGCAAATTGGTCAATGGAAAAGTTCCAAAACTCGGTCGTCGTGGGGGAATATCGGATCGACTTTTTCGAGTACTTGTTGCCCCTGTTGTTTCCGAGCTAGAGATATGATCAGCCATGTGCCCTCTCCTCGGCACCCCATTTTGAGGTTACCTACCCAAACGTCAAAAcccttctccaccaatgCAAAGGGCAAAGCGCGCTGCTCATCCGTCAAGCAAACCCACACCTCGCTGTTCATTAGCAGCCCATGGTGCAGGTaaaccaccttcttcttgacgcTGGTCGGCCCGCGATTCACCCTccgttcctcctcccccttccgccATGCAAGTCTGTGTATTCCCAGCAAATACCCATCCTCGGTTCGTACCACGTGTTCCTCGGCGGTGTAGCCAAACATGGCACATAAATCGACGAAATCGGAGGCATCGCGAATCGAGGCCGAGACCGCTGGATTTCACCGTCAGTATTGTTACCCCTAGCATCTTCCAGCACAAACAACATGCATTTTCTCCTCTGCTCTGCCCGCTTCTGCGCTGGACTAGTCCACCTATTAAACAGACGTCTCGAGATCCCGTAACATAGCTGTAGTAACGACGGCGCTGAACAATACGATTAGCTCGGGAGCTCAATCTCGGTGGAGATCAAGATAGGGGGCCGTCTCACGCAAAGCAAGCGTAAATATTCGAATAAAGGCCTCGAGCCCTACAAGCAGAAAGGATCCAACAAGGGCGGCATATTCGGTGCTATTTCTCCCAAATAAATCATCTATCAGTAAATTATTGTTGCCTCTCTGCCACCACGGGGTGTGAATGTCTCACGGGTTAAGGCGCCCCAGAAAGGGGACAGGCATCTTGGCGGGCTTGCGGTATTCCACTGGTTGGCTCTTATCTGGTGACCATTGGCGCGCTTTTCGTATGCCGGACGTTGTTTGGGTGAATTTGTGTAAATATCAATCAATCTGAAAACAACTTGCAAAAGGGAAACATTCCTATATCGTACAAAAGGACCGTAACAATCTTCTTGGAGCGAGCCGATTGGGCGTGCGAGGCGAGGATCGAGGGAAGCTTGCTCCACCGCCTGTCAGAAGGTTGTTAGTTAGgtgaaggctgctgctgaaacGGGGCGATGTGATGTCACAGGTGTCAGAGCGTCACATGCAAAATTGTTGGAGCTTGCTGTGCCGTCCCGCAATGTATGTACAGCCTGCATAGTCCTCCGTAGTGTGGAAGTCTTTATATTGGAGAACTGGCACGCTGGGTTCTTTTGCCACGAATGCAAAGTCTGGAGGCAAACATTGTCTTTTCATTGATGGACGGCGTAAGCCTGGGATGATACGGATGATATCAGGGTTGCGTGTCGCCAGGGTTGTATATGGCATGTAACCCTC from Podospora pseudoanserina strain CBS 124.78 chromosome 1, whole genome shotgun sequence includes:
- the TGL1 gene encoding cholesterol esterase (COG:I; MEROPS:MER0208659; EggNog:ENOG503NUHK); this translates as MPVPFLGRLNPTEYAALVGSFLLVGLEAFIRIFTLALPPSLLQLCYGISRRLFNRWTSPAQKRAEQRRKSVSASIRDASDFVDLCAMFGYTAEEHVVRTEDGYLLGIHRLAWRKGEEERRVNRGPTSVKKKVVYLHHGLLMNSEVWVCLTDEQRALPFALVEKGFDVWYSKKSIRYSPTTTEFWNFSIDQFALHDIPNSISYILEITGQPSLSYIGFSQGTAQAFASLSIHPKLNEQVNVFIALAPAMSPAGLSNGIVDALVKASPQVLFLLFGRRSILSSATMWQSILYPPLFTKLIDLGLSFLFNWQTKNISTSQKLAAYPHLYSFTSTKSVVHWFQIIRTKSFQMYDDDVHRPLISATSNKYTKVARYPTRNIKTPIVLVYGGSDSLVDIKAMLKELPSQTLANEIPHYEHLDFLWARDVDKLVFQHVFDALESFTGAEHTREEYERYRTVRKQHIDLVKMESGLRRASHLARGSDVADSDVSTAVGEETVRVAELNGSSNEDAAGTGEEMEEAQSEWGVSPTKRLESPLKFESKGLPQFQDRERPWSRESHIPSPTTQQQLQLQPTVLPPRTSRIARPRASKGNLAAEIAASGGEDYPNSPHTPVSKAEMTDGFADSPAGDTGPHAATTGMTGMMNMMTTPKRRGTGGSHMSFDSMRGGRGISLGASKFSDAVAVLDGEGGAEEH